In Zingiber officinale cultivar Zhangliang chromosome 3B, Zo_v1.1, whole genome shotgun sequence, a single window of DNA contains:
- the LOC122055209 gene encoding poly(A) polymerase I-like yields the protein MKQPAGPGAGNWKRAMDKIFGWTMTTIFWSCCHRGEKVPVDSILPPGQTGSSFDPLSWRTIDSRVIGIERSAVPSFAWTVLNILQKAGYDAYLVGGCVRDLCLKRTPKDFDVITDATLKQVKKQFRRCLIVGRRYPICHVHLKGSIVEVSTFKTDDDNVKNGEDAPSQIPNRCTVKDYIRWKNCLRRDFTINCLFFDPIRQCIYDYVSGLKDLRISKVRTVIPAGLSFEEDCARILRGLRIAARLGFQFSRETASAIRDFSSSILSLNAARLQLEMNFMLAYGAAESSIYALQKFKLLDILLPIQATYLADQRRKKVGHDFNMLMKLFSTADKYFSTDRPANGKLWSAIMAFHLALVENPQDSLVVWTFSTILYRGTWNNAIEIAKQNERVHHVQFIPEIHASINPKSDEEILEEVSHLASLIKTSVNSLTSIDALEKSLGRYGNPPSSRMTVLDLSNSSLQLITSKRMGKDVATLFDVLESKIKSYNNKREGCQINYELLKKGNADEIRFVLGKIIMETMNSKSSVGQSQIEHVQSHNHPQLSSLFK from the exons ATGAAGCAGCCGGCAGGGCCAGGAGCTGGGAACTGGAAAAGAGCAATGGACAAAATCTTTGGATGGACGATGACGACGATCTTTTGGTCTTG TTGTCATCGGGGAGAGAAGGTACCAGTCGATTCTATTCTTCCGCCCGGCCAAACAG GTTCTTCCTTTGATCCTTTATCTTGGAGGACTATTGACTCGAGGGTTATTGGTATTGAGCGGTCAGCTGTACCATCTTTTGCGTGGACTGTCCTGAATATTCTTCAGAAAGCAG GATATGATGCTTATCTTGTTGGAGGGTGTGTGAGAGACTTGTGTTTGAAAAGAACCCCAAAAGACTTTGATGTGATAACCGATGCCACTCTTAAGCAG GTGAAAAAACAATTTCGGCGTTGTTTAATTGTTGGGCGTCGTTATCCAATATGCCATGTTCATCTTAAAGGCTCCATTGTTGAG GTTTCTACCTTTAAAACAGATGATGACAATGTGAAAAATGGCGAAGATGCTCCTTCTCAAATTCCCAATAGGTGTACTGTCAAGGACTACATCCGCTGGAAAAATTGCCTAAGGCGTGATTTCACGATTAATTG TTTATTCTTTGACCCCATTCGGCAATGTATCTATGATTATGTTAGTGGCCTCAAGGATTTGAGAATATCAAAG GTTCGTACAGTAATTCCTGCAGGTTTATCATTTGAAGAAGATTGTG CAAGAATCTTGCGTGGCTTACGAATTGCGGCTCGGCTTGGTTTTCAATTTTCTAGGGAGACTGCCTCTGCTATACGGGATTTTTCTTCGTCCATACTGAGTCTTAATGCt GCAAGGCTGCAATTGGAAATGAATTTTATGTTAGCCTATGGTGCAGCTGAGTCCTCTATATATGCACTTCAAAAATTCAAACTTCTTGATATCCTATTACCCATTCAG GCAACATATCTAGCTgatcaaagaaggaaaaaggttgGTCATGATTTTAACATGCTCATG AAATTATTTTCTACTGCTGATAAATACTTTTCTACGGACCGGCCAGCTAATGGCAAATTGTG GTCAGCAATAATGGCATTTCATCTTGCACTAGTAGAAAATCCTCAAGATTCTCTTGTAGTTTGGACATTTTCTACTATCCTATACAGGGGCACTTGGAATAATGCCATAGAAATTGCAAAACAAAATGAGAGGGTTCATCATGTTCAATTTATTCCAGAAATTCATGCATCAATAAACCCCAAATCTGATGaggaaatcttggaagaagtctcTCATCTAGCTTCGTTGATTAAAACTTCTGTAAATTCTTTGACAAGCATAGATGCTCTTGAGAAATCACTGGGCAGATATGGGAATCCACCATCTTCACGAATG ACTGTCCTGGATCTCAGCAATTCTTCATTGCAGTTAATTACCTCTAAGAGGATGGGGAAGGATGTCGCCACACTGTTTGACGTCCTGGAAAGTAAGATAAAATCATATAATAACAAAAGAGAAGGATGTCAGATCAATTATGAGCTGCTTAAGAAAGGGAATGCTGATGAAATTAGATTTGTGCTTGGGAAAATTATCATGGAGACAATGAACAGCAAGTCGTCCGTTGGACAGAGCCAAATTGAGCATGTGCAGTCACACAATCACCCACAATTATCTTCGTTGTTTAAGTGA